From Oceanotoga teriensis, the proteins below share one genomic window:
- a CDS encoding folate family ECF transporter S component has protein sequence MVKLKSSRKVVYAAILIALSIVLTRILSIRIAIGSIEGVRIGFGGFPIIFAGLIFGPVMGGIVGGVADIMGYLINPMGPFMPQFVMTSILTGVIPGIFYVHIFKNKKNFFTLMFSIAIGQIATSIILVPLFIEILFNVPMTVTVIPRIVGQAIHVPLYAWLTKVLQDRALKFSLNY, from the coding sequence ATGGTAAAATTAAAATCTTCTAGAAAAGTTGTTTATGCTGCCATACTAATAGCACTTTCTATCGTGTTGACAAGAATTTTGAGTATAAGAATAGCTATTGGTTCTATAGAAGGAGTTAGAATTGGATTTGGAGGATTTCCTATAATATTTGCAGGGTTAATATTCGGTCCTGTAATGGGAGGAATTGTTGGTGGTGTTGCAGATATAATGGGTTATTTGATAAATCCTATGGGACCATTTATGCCTCAATTTGTTATGACTTCTATACTAACCGGAGTAATTCCAGGAATTTTTTATGTTCATATTTTTAAAAACAAAAAAAATTTTTTCACATTAATGTTTTCGATAGCAATAGGACAAATCGCTACTTCTATAATTTTAGTTCCTTTATTCATAGAAATTTTATTCAATGTACCTATGACAGTAACTGTAATTCCAAGAATAGTAGGACAGGCTATACATGTTCCATTATATGCTTGGTTAACAAAAGTTCTTCAAGATAGAGCTTTAAAATTTTCTTTAAATTATTGA
- a CDS encoding shikimate dehydrogenase family protein yields the protein MIKIKNKYKYALIQYPKKQSISYKILNEYFKIMNFDCEYFDLSLSKDIFERYIAKILNKSEGLNITVPYKEKIIDYIDPDQDVKNIKACNLVYKNKGYNTDWIGFYETIKDFDFKDKNILILGAGGAAKAIIYALYKKGIKNIDLINRTYSNSCILKEDMKQFIDINTYKKEKINEIILKNNFLINCTSVGMYDQRFEFNYNLLSKYSFIYDIVYKDTELIKYANNKKINNKNGFDMWKNQAIENLKIWKIYDNKFEGVIKCLKT from the coding sequence GTGATTAAAATTAAAAATAAATATAAATATGCTCTTATTCAATACCCAAAAAAACAGTCAATATCTTATAAAATTTTAAATGAATATTTTAAAATTATGAATTTCGATTGTGAATATTTTGATCTAAGCCTATCAAAAGATATATTTGAAAGGTATATAGCTAAGATATTAAATAAATCAGAAGGTTTAAATATAACAGTTCCTTATAAAGAAAAAATAATAGATTATATAGATCCTGATCAAGATGTGAAAAATATAAAAGCTTGTAATTTAGTATATAAAAATAAAGGTTATAACACAGATTGGATAGGTTTTTATGAAACAATAAAAGATTTTGACTTTAAAGATAAAAATATTTTGATTTTAGGTGCTGGAGGAGCTGCAAAAGCTATAATTTATGCTTTATATAAAAAAGGAATAAAAAATATAGATTTAATAAATAGGACTTATTCAAACTCTTGCATATTAAAAGAAGATATGAAACAATTTATAGATATAAACACATATAAAAAAGAAAAAATAAATGAAATAATTTTAAAAAATAATTTTTTAATAAACTGTACATCTGTTGGAATGTATGATCAAAGATTTGAATTTAATTATAATCTTTTAAGTAAATATAGTTTTATATATGACATAGTATATAAAGATACAGAACTTATAAAGTATGCAAATAATAAAAAAATAAATAATAAAAATGGTTTTGACATGTGGAAAAATCAAGCAATAGAAAACTTAAAAATATGGAAAATATATGATAATAAATTTGAAGGAGTGATCAAATGTTTGAAAACATAA
- a CDS encoding peptidase U32 family protein, with translation MKKIELLSPAGNYEKLEMVYNYGADAAYIGGKLFNLRAFADNFNDDELEKAVDLAHKLNKKIYITLNVIPHNEDLKIMPDYIKYLDSLNIDGVIVADMGVFQIVKENSDIPINISTQASNTNWASVKMWKELGAKRVILAREVSIDEIKQIKDKVPDIELEAFVHGAMCMSISGRCLLSNYLTGRDANRGACAQPCRWKYYLMEETRPGEYMPITEDENGTYIMNSKDLCTIEFLDKMIESGLDSLKIEGRMKGIYYAATTTKIYRQAIDKYYSGNWNFEQKWLDDLMTISHRNYTSGFYFKKPGTKDHNYDSSSYKHTHKLVGKVIKDLGNDHYLIEIRNKLSVGDQVDIIKPLGDPIPIKFPKMQDNKNGENIDTANPNTIAKIKSDIKLYEKDIIRKKIKKVQ, from the coding sequence ATGAAAAAAATAGAACTTTTATCACCAGCTGGAAATTATGAAAAACTTGAAATGGTTTATAATTACGGAGCAGATGCTGCATACATAGGAGGTAAGTTATTTAATTTGAGAGCTTTTGCTGATAATTTCAATGATGATGAACTTGAAAAAGCTGTAGATCTTGCACATAAATTAAATAAAAAAATATATATAACCTTAAATGTAATACCTCATAATGAAGATCTCAAAATTATGCCAGATTACATAAAATATTTAGATTCTTTGAATATAGATGGAGTAATAGTTGCAGATATGGGAGTTTTTCAAATAGTAAAAGAGAATTCTGATATTCCAATAAATATTAGTACACAGGCAAGTAATACAAATTGGGCAAGTGTCAAAATGTGGAAAGAACTTGGAGCAAAAAGAGTTATATTAGCCCGTGAAGTTTCAATAGATGAAATAAAACAAATAAAAGATAAAGTACCAGATATAGAATTAGAAGCTTTTGTCCATGGTGCAATGTGTATGTCAATATCAGGAAGATGCTTATTAAGCAATTATTTAACAGGAAGAGATGCTAATAGAGGTGCTTGTGCACAGCCATGTAGATGGAAATATTATTTAATGGAAGAAACAAGACCTGGAGAATACATGCCTATAACTGAAGATGAAAATGGAACATATATAATGAATTCGAAAGATCTATGCACAATTGAGTTCTTAGATAAAATGATAGAATCAGGACTTGACAGTTTAAAAATAGAAGGAAGAATGAAAGGTATATATTATGCAGCCACAACAACAAAAATTTATAGGCAAGCTATAGATAAATATTACTCAGGAAATTGGAATTTTGAACAAAAATGGTTAGATGATTTAATGACTATAAGTCATAGAAATTATACATCAGGTTTTTATTTTAAAAAACCTGGAACAAAAGATCATAACTATGATTCATCCAGTTATAAACATACACATAAATTAGTTGGTAAAGTGATAAAAGATCTTGGAAATGATCATTACTTAATAGAAATAAGAAATAAATTATCAGTGGGAGATCAAGTGGATATAATAAAACCATTAGGAGATCCTATACCTATTAAATTTCCTAAAATGCAAGATAATAAAAATGGTGAAAATATAGATACAGCTAATCCAAATACCATTGCAAAAATAAAATCAGATATTAAATTATATGAAAAAGATATAATCAGAAAAAAAATAAAAAAGGTTCAATGA
- a CDS encoding shikimate kinase: MAFFIVGMMGSGKTTIGKKISKILNMKFIDMDSYIEALESKSIRDIFNEKGEIYFRTLETKTLNLLKDKEIIVSCGGGVILKKENREILKKYKTVFLDTDLQLIKNRMNSKEEIEKRPLLKKESIENIFEKRKNYYNKFKTFKYDIKTEDNYIISRIIRYFLDENQIISEDNSIQNYKIILNYKVEELEDTFIMSEKVNQIYGKKISKKIILENGEKSKSIENFQKIMNYLVEKSKNRSHTLVGFGGGTITDITGYSASVYKRGMKLKLIPTTLLSQVDAAIGGKNGIDYKGYKNIIGTFKYPEITIIDPLFILTLDESDYIQGLVEAFKINLLSGEGFEIFEKEYENILNRNINSVLKIINNSIKQKINIVKKDFEDKGIRNILNYGHTLGHAFESITGKPHGLSVAWGIRKENEILKKKGIMDDHTFYYIDRILIKIVGEELLNINIESKNLKDFIINDKKINRNKINLISIIKPGSYELLNIDLKDFLEMI, from the coding sequence ATGGCTTTTTTTATAGTAGGCATGATGGGTTCAGGAAAAACTACTATTGGTAAAAAAATATCTAAAATATTGAATATGAAGTTTATAGATATGGACTCTTATATAGAAGCACTTGAATCTAAGAGCATAAGAGATATTTTTAATGAAAAAGGAGAAATATATTTTAGAACACTTGAAACAAAAACCTTAAATCTTTTGAAAGATAAAGAAATAATAGTTTCATGTGGTGGTGGAGTCATTTTAAAAAAAGAAAATAGAGAAATATTGAAAAAATATAAAACAGTTTTTTTAGATACAGATCTCCAACTGATAAAAAATAGAATGAATTCTAAAGAAGAAATAGAAAAAAGACCTCTTTTAAAAAAAGAAAGTATAGAAAATATTTTTGAAAAAAGAAAAAACTATTATAATAAATTTAAAACTTTCAAATATGATATTAAAACTGAAGATAATTATATAATTTCAAGAATTATAAGGTATTTTTTAGATGAAAATCAAATTATTTCAGAAGATAACTCTATACAAAATTATAAAATAATTCTCAATTATAAAGTCGAAGAACTTGAAGATACTTTTATAATGAGCGAAAAAGTTAATCAAATTTATGGCAAAAAAATATCAAAAAAAATAATATTAGAAAATGGTGAAAAATCTAAAAGTATAGAAAATTTTCAAAAGATAATGAATTATTTAGTGGAAAAATCTAAAAATAGATCACATACCCTTGTGGGATTTGGTGGAGGTACTATAACAGACATAACAGGTTATTCTGCATCTGTTTATAAAAGAGGCATGAAATTGAAATTAATTCCAACTACTTTATTGTCTCAAGTTGATGCAGCAATAGGAGGTAAGAATGGTATAGATTATAAGGGTTATAAAAATATAATAGGTACATTCAAATATCCAGAAATTACAATCATTGATCCTCTTTTTATTTTAACTCTCGATGAATCAGATTATATACAAGGTTTAGTAGAAGCTTTTAAAATAAATCTTTTATCTGGAGAAGGATTTGAAATATTTGAAAAAGAATATGAAAATATTTTAAATAGAAATATAAATTCTGTTTTAAAGATTATAAATAATAGTATAAAACAAAAAATAAATATTGTAAAAAAGGATTTTGAAGATAAAGGAATAAGGAATATTTTAAACTATGGACATACTCTTGGTCATGCTTTTGAGTCCATAACCGGGAAACCTCATGGTTTATCTGTTGCATGGGGTATTAGAAAAGAAAATGAAATTCTTAAAAAAAAGGGTATAATGGATGATCATACCTTTTATTATATAGATAGAATTCTAATAAAAATTGTTGGAGAAGAACTATTAAATATAAATATAGAAAGCAAAAATCTAAAAGATTTTATAATAAATGATAAAAAAATAAATAGAAATAAAATAAATTTAATTTCTATAATTAAACCTGGAAGTTATGAGCTATTAAATATAGATTTAAAAGATTTTTTGGAGATGATATGA
- the aroA gene encoding 3-phosphoshikimate 1-carboxyvinyltransferase — protein sequence MKSEKILPLKKIKKIIYIPYDKSITHRGLIFSVISKNKSVIINPLKALDTLSTLKILTKLDCKITEKNDYLEIIPPKKIFSLVPLDCGNSGTTARLMIGMLSSLKGSFQLIGDDSLSKRPMKRIIEPILKNGGEIISDDNFLPIIIKGKKIKKIEYDLKIASAQVKSGLILCGLNCKEQSIIRGRIDSRDHTERILSAFNCDLQINSKNIIINPSRPKDIVLKIPGDFSSASFFITLGVLHKNAEIILKNIGLNPSRTGYLNILKKMGADIEINLKDDIEPYGDIKVRSSKLKNVNIPNEIIPNIIDEIPLLSLCGALSQGEFKINDISELRLKESDRIRSITENFKNIGLKVIEKNETLIIKGDQKIKGGIFNSFKDHRIAMLGGICGLLSEEGVEIKDSECVNISFPNFFDIIKQL from the coding sequence ATGAAAAGTGAGAAAATACTTCCTTTAAAAAAAATAAAAAAAATTATATATATTCCTTATGATAAATCTATAACACACAGAGGTCTTATATTTTCAGTTATATCTAAAAATAAAAGTGTTATAATAAATCCTTTAAAAGCTTTAGATACATTGAGTACATTAAAAATTTTAACAAAACTTGATTGTAAAATAACAGAAAAAAATGACTACTTAGAAATAATTCCACCAAAAAAAATATTTTCTTTAGTACCACTTGATTGTGGGAATTCTGGAACGACTGCAAGACTTATGATTGGAATGTTATCTTCTTTAAAAGGTTCTTTTCAATTGATAGGTGATGATTCTCTATCTAAAAGACCTATGAAAAGAATAATAGAACCAATATTAAAAAATGGTGGAGAAATAATATCTGATGATAATTTTTTGCCAATAATTATAAAAGGTAAAAAAATAAAAAAAATAGAATATGATTTAAAAATTGCAAGTGCACAAGTTAAAAGTGGTCTGATACTATGTGGTTTGAATTGCAAAGAACAGTCTATTATACGTGGAAGAATAGATAGTAGAGATCATACAGAAAGAATATTGAGTGCTTTTAATTGTGATTTACAAATAAACTCAAAAAATATAATAATAAATCCTTCGAGGCCAAAAGATATAGTACTAAAAATCCCTGGAGACTTCTCATCTGCTTCTTTTTTTATAACTCTTGGTGTTCTTCATAAAAATGCTGAAATAATATTAAAAAATATAGGATTAAATCCTTCAAGAACAGGATATTTAAATATTTTAAAAAAAATGGGTGCGGATATAGAAATAAATTTAAAAGATGATATAGAACCTTATGGAGATATAAAAGTGAGAAGTTCAAAATTAAAAAATGTGAATATACCTAATGAAATTATTCCTAATATCATAGATGAAATACCTCTATTATCACTTTGTGGAGCATTATCTCAGGGTGAATTTAAAATAAATGATATATCAGAATTAAGATTAAAAGAAAGTGATAGAATAAGATCTATAACAGAAAATTTTAAAAATATAGGTTTAAAAGTAATTGAGAAAAATGAAACTTTAATTATAAAAGGTGATCAAAAAATAAAGGGAGGAATTTTTAACTCTTTTAAAGATCATAGAATAGCAATGCTCGGAGGAATTTGTGGTTTGCTGAGTGAAGAAGGAGTTGAAATAAAAGATTCTGAATGTGTAAATATATCTTTTCCAAATTTTTTTGATATAATAAAACAATTATGA
- the aroQ gene encoding type II 3-dehydroquinate dehydratase — protein MMILIINGPNLNMLGKRNKNIYGINTYEELFESLKIWGLKNEIKLEIFQTNHEGKIIDRIQKDDFQALIINAGAYSHYSYAISDALEIIKKIKIEVHISNIYAREEFRHNSVISKNCNGVISGMGFDGYFMALDHIKKVLKGDF, from the coding sequence ATGATGATTTTAATTATAAATGGACCAAATTTAAACATGCTTGGAAAGAGAAATAAAAATATATATGGTATAAATACGTATGAAGAATTATTTGAAAGTTTAAAAATATGGGGATTAAAAAATGAAATCAAATTAGAAATATTTCAAACAAATCATGAAGGAAAAATAATAGATAGAATTCAGAAAGATGATTTTCAAGCTCTTATAATAAATGCAGGAGCTTATTCTCATTATTCTTATGCCATATCTGATGCATTAGAAATAATAAAGAAAATCAAAATAGAAGTACATATTTCGAATATATATGCCAGAGAAGAATTTAGACATAATTCTGTTATATCAAAAAATTGTAATGGAGTTATATCTGGAATGGGTTTTGATGGCTATTTTATGGCTCTTGACCATATAAAAAAAGTTTTGAAAGGAGATTTTTAA
- a CDS encoding bifunctional 3-deoxy-7-phosphoheptulonate synthase/chorismate mutase, whose product MSKLIVEKKDKFEKGIDIKIDTTIISQNNMTFIAGPCSVEDKIIMDEIAHFLKEQNVFFIRGGAYKPRTSPYSFQGYGVKGLEIIREVANKYKLKVVTEANSEKNLEMVKKYSDIIQIGSRNSQNFELLKQVAKTDKPILLKRGFMNNLEEFIYSAEYIAKENNKNIILCERGIRTFENSTRNTLDISSIPILKRRTILPIISDPSHAAGRRDIIEELTYASIAAGANGIMLEIHPKPEIAISDSNQTIDFRTFERIYKNSQALFKIIQEVNHEK is encoded by the coding sequence ATGTCTAAATTAATAGTTGAAAAAAAAGATAAATTTGAAAAAGGTATAGATATAAAAATAGATACTACTATTATAAGTCAGAATAATATGACTTTTATAGCAGGTCCTTGTTCTGTTGAAGATAAAATAATCATGGATGAAATTGCTCATTTTTTAAAAGAACAAAATGTTTTTTTTATAAGAGGAGGAGCTTATAAGCCAAGAACTTCACCATATTCATTTCAAGGTTATGGTGTAAAAGGTCTTGAGATAATAAGAGAAGTTGCAAATAAATATAAATTAAAAGTTGTAACAGAAGCAAATAGCGAAAAAAATTTAGAAATGGTGAAAAAATATTCAGATATAATACAAATTGGTTCAAGAAATTCACAAAATTTTGAATTATTGAAACAAGTTGCAAAAACTGACAAACCGATACTTTTAAAAAGAGGTTTTATGAATAATCTAGAAGAATTTATTTATTCAGCAGAATATATAGCAAAAGAAAATAATAAAAATATAATATTATGTGAAAGAGGAATAAGAACATTTGAAAATTCAACACGTAATACATTAGATATATCATCAATTCCTATTTTAAAACGAAGAACAATTCTTCCAATCATCTCTGATCCAAGTCATGCAGCTGGAAGAAGAGATATAATAGAAGAATTAACTTATGCTTCTATTGCTGCTGGAGCAAATGGAATAATGCTTGAAATACATCCAAAACCTGAAATTGCAATATCAGATTCAAATCAAACGATTGATTTTAGAACATTTGAAAGAATATATAAAAACTCTCAAGCCTTATTTAAAATTATTCAAGAGGTTAATCATGAAAAGTGA
- a CDS encoding YjjG family noncanonical pyrimidine nucleotidase — translation MFENIKMVLFDLDHTLWDFDKNHEIALKNTYDKYIKKDINFDELHLYYNKINHKLWEKYRKEQITQVELRTQRFKIVFEHFDIKLEDKIKEIDAFYLNSLSQQKETINGSFEIIDYLNNNYEIGILTNGFESTQHKKMKSSGLDKHFNFIITSDKANALKPNKKIFEYTASKAGHDIKDIVYIGDDFENDILGALNANMKAIWFDLYKEGKKDNIISVQNLIEIKNIL, via the coding sequence ATGTTTGAAAACATAAAAATGGTACTGTTTGATTTAGATCATACTTTGTGGGATTTTGATAAAAATCATGAAATCGCCTTAAAAAATACATATGATAAATATATAAAGAAAGATATAAACTTCGATGAATTACATTTATATTATAATAAAATTAATCATAAACTTTGGGAAAAATATAGAAAAGAGCAAATAACTCAAGTTGAACTTAGAACTCAAAGATTTAAAATTGTTTTTGAACATTTTGATATAAAACTTGAAGATAAAATTAAAGAAATAGATGCTTTTTATCTCAATTCATTATCACAACAAAAAGAAACGATAAATGGAAGCTTTGAGATAATAGATTATTTAAATAATAATTATGAAATAGGAATTTTGACGAATGGGTTCGAATCGACTCAACATAAAAAAATGAAAAGTTCAGGACTTGATAAACACTTTAATTTTATTATAACTTCTGATAAAGCAAATGCTTTAAAACCAAACAAAAAAATATTTGAATATACTGCTTCAAAAGCAGGACATGATATAAAAGATATAGTATATATTGGAGACGATTTTGAAAATGATATACTCGGGGCTTTAAATGCTAATATGAAAGCTATATGGTTTGATCTTTATAAAGAAGGTAAAAAAGATAATATAATAAGTGTTCAAAATTTAATAGAAATAAAAAATATACTTTAA
- the aroC gene encoding chorismate synthase: MFNIEIAGDSHGKYMMGIIKGIPAGIKLDLNYIKKDLKLRKNTYGRGKRMNLEDDNILINSGIYNDLTTGAPISLIIENKGKNTENKERFIPRPGHGDYTGYKKYGIKDLNIYTERNSARWTVVLTAIGSICRQILELFDIKISGYTKSIGYLEDKKEYSFEEIEDYSKNNLYILDEEFYEKAIKYIDEIKEKKDSIGGKVKIISKNVIPGLGSYSDYFNKIDSKIGKYFMSIPSVKGVLIGKDKFKELGSDYNDEFIFKNQKISRKSNNVGGIEAGLTNGEEIEVELSLKPIPTILKNMNSVDLKSLKNEKTSYIRSDNVVVSSMVPIGISTMSIIILEEIFNNFGDDNIEFIKNRYFEKKGF; this comes from the coding sequence ATGTTTAATATTGAAATAGCTGGAGATTCTCATGGAAAGTATATGATGGGTATTATAAAAGGAATACCAGCTGGTATCAAATTAGATTTAAATTATATAAAAAAAGATTTAAAACTCAGAAAAAATACTTATGGTAGAGGAAAAAGAATGAACCTTGAGGATGATAATATTTTAATCAATTCAGGAATTTATAATGATTTAACAACGGGAGCACCAATAAGTTTAATTATAGAAAACAAAGGAAAAAACACTGAAAATAAAGAACGTTTTATACCAAGGCCTGGTCATGGTGATTATACGGGATATAAAAAATATGGAATTAAAGATTTAAATATTTATACTGAAAGAAACTCTGCAAGATGGACAGTTGTATTAACAGCAATAGGAAGTATATGTAGACAGATACTTGAACTTTTTGATATAAAAATATCTGGATATACAAAGTCGATAGGTTATTTAGAAGATAAAAAAGAATATAGTTTTGAAGAAATAGAAGATTATTCAAAGAATAATCTTTATATATTAGATGAAGAATTTTATGAAAAAGCTATAAAATATATAGATGAGATAAAAGAAAAAAAAGATTCAATTGGTGGAAAAGTAAAAATAATATCAAAAAATGTAATTCCTGGACTTGGAAGTTATTCAGACTACTTCAATAAAATAGATTCTAAAATAGGAAAATATTTCATGTCGATTCCTTCAGTAAAAGGTGTTTTGATTGGAAAAGACAAATTTAAAGAACTTGGAAGCGATTATAATGATGAATTTATTTTTAAAAATCAAAAAATATCAAGAAAAAGTAATAATGTTGGTGGTATAGAAGCTGGATTAACAAATGGAGAAGAAATAGAAGTTGAACTATCTTTAAAACCTATTCCTACAATACTTAAAAATATGAATTCTGTAGATTTAAAAAGTTTAAAAAATGAAAAAACTTCTTATATAAGATCTGATAATGTTGTTGTATCATCTATGGTTCCTATAGGAATATCAACTATGAGTATTATAATATTAGAAGAAATATTCAATAATTTTGGAGATGATAATATAGAATTTATTAAAAATAGATATTTTGAAAAGAAGGGATTTTAA
- a CDS encoding amidohydrolase, translating to MKILFKNATIVTIEKEPFKGDLLIENDIIKKISKEIKDSADEIIDAENKFLLPGFIDAHSHIGVFEEGVGEGAHQDGNEMTDPITPQVRTIDAFITDDAAIKRALAGGVTTVNVVPGSANLIGGQGAILKFKSNILDEMIIKQPSGLKMALGENPKRVYDSKGKMPSTRLGNAALIREYFIKVKNYMKNKNKALKEDKDFDIDIKFEIGEKVLNKEIPARIHAHRKDDIVTAIRLSEEFDFDLIIEHATEAYKIPEFISKKNVPLILGPIFGFRTKLELKDATYDSVRILNDHNVLCAMMCDHPVIHLEHANINAGLAMRYGAKEDDVLKMLTINPAKILKIDDEVGSLKEGKKADIVLWSNHPFDLKAKAEKVFIEGKQVFSL from the coding sequence ATGAAAATATTATTTAAAAATGCTACAATTGTAACTATTGAAAAAGAGCCTTTTAAAGGAGATCTTCTCATTGAAAATGATATAATAAAAAAGATTTCAAAAGAAATAAAAGATTCTGCCGATGAAATAATAGATGCAGAAAATAAGTTTTTACTTCCAGGTTTTATAGACGCACATTCTCATATTGGCGTTTTTGAAGAAGGAGTTGGAGAAGGAGCACATCAAGATGGAAATGAAATGACAGATCCTATAACACCTCAAGTTAGAACTATCGATGCTTTTATAACGGATGATGCCGCGATAAAAAGAGCCTTAGCTGGGGGAGTAACTACTGTAAACGTAGTACCAGGAAGTGCCAATTTAATAGGTGGCCAAGGGGCTATTTTAAAGTTCAAATCAAATATATTAGATGAAATGATAATAAAGCAACCTTCCGGTTTAAAAATGGCTTTAGGAGAAAATCCAAAAAGAGTTTATGATTCAAAAGGAAAAATGCCTTCTACAAGACTTGGAAATGCTGCTTTGATAAGAGAATATTTTATAAAAGTAAAAAATTATATGAAAAATAAAAATAAAGCTTTAAAAGAAGATAAAGATTTTGATATAGACATAAAATTTGAAATAGGTGAAAAAGTATTAAATAAAGAAATTCCAGCAAGAATTCATGCACATAGAAAAGATGATATTGTAACAGCTATAAGATTATCAGAAGAATTTGATTTTGACCTTATAATTGAACATGCTACTGAAGCTTATAAAATACCAGAATTTATTAGCAAAAAAAACGTTCCTTTGATATTAGGCCCTATATTTGGCTTTAGAACAAAATTAGAATTAAAAGATGCTACTTATGATTCTGTAAGAATTCTTAATGATCATAATGTACTTTGTGCCATGATGTGTGATCATCCAGTTATTCATCTTGAACATGCTAATATAAATGCTGGATTAGCTATGAGATATGGTGCAAAAGAAGATGATGTTTTAAAAATGTTAACCATAAATCCTGCAAAAATTCTCAAAATTGATGATGAAGTGGGCTCACTAAAGGAAGGTAAAAAAGCAGATATAGTTTTATGGTCAAATCATCCATTCGATTTAAAAGCAAAAGCCGAAAAAGTATTTATAGAAGGAAAACAAGTTTTTTCATTATAA
- a CDS encoding mechanosensitive ion channel family protein, which yields MFSLINDFLLSYKLSENLSGFLSNIIVFGIMLIFSYIAYLITNKYIMKILEKIIQKSKFKWDDILFRKKVFHSLGHIAPAIVILSFSSTFSVFNEGFKRFAISYIVLSIIFTINGILRTISDIYESDSKKYRPIKGFIQLIQIVLFSLGGILVLGILINKNFTYLLSGIGALTAVLLVIFKDTLLSLSAHVQLTANKMIRKGDWISMNEYGADGNVIEMTLNTIKVQNWDKTLVYIPTWALINSSFKNWKGMEQSGGRRIKRCIYIDFESIKLFDKDKIDNLKSKNYLSDFLNNFLKSMEIKHISNLTLFRKYLVYYIENNNKFNTKMTYIVRHLDYTEHGLPLEIYVFSKEKSWVEYEGVQSELFEYIYSVIEAFELKIYQLPSYDNFKNISLSN from the coding sequence ATGTTTTCTTTGATAAATGATTTTTTATTGAGCTATAAATTATCTGAAAATCTTTCTGGATTTTTAAGTAATATTATAGTATTTGGTATTATGCTAATATTTTCATATATTGCTTATTTAATAACTAATAAATATATTATGAAAATATTAGAAAAAATAATTCAAAAATCCAAGTTCAAATGGGATGATATTTTATTTAGGAAAAAAGTATTTCATTCTTTAGGACATATTGCCCCTGCAATTGTTATTCTTTCATTTTCATCTACTTTTTCGGTATTCAATGAAGGTTTTAAAAGGTTTGCAATTTCTTATATAGTTTTAAGTATAATATTTACAATAAATGGAATACTGAGAACTATATCTGATATATATGAATCAGATTCTAAAAAGTATCGTCCTATAAAAGGATTTATTCAATTAATTCAAATAGTATTATTTTCTCTAGGTGGAATACTTGTTCTTGGAATACTTATAAATAAAAATTTTACTTATTTATTAAGTGGTATAGGTGCTTTGACAGCGGTCTTACTTGTTATTTTTAAAGATACACTTCTTTCACTATCTGCCCATGTTCAATTAACAGCTAATAAAATGATTAGAAAAGGTGATTGGATCTCTATGAACGAATATGGTGCTGATGGTAATGTAATTGAAATGACATTAAATACTATTAAAGTTCAAAATTGGGATAAAACTCTTGTTTATATTCCTACTTGGGCATTGATTAACAGTTCTTTTAAAAATTGGAAAGGTATGGAACAATCCGGTGGAAGAAGAATTAAACGTTGTATTTATATAGATTTTGAGAGTATAAAATTATTTGATAAAGATAAGATAGATAATTTGAAGTCTAAAAATTATTTGAGTGATTTCTTAAATAATTTTCTTAAAAGTATGGAAATAAAACATATTAGTAATTTGACACTATTTAGAAAATACTTAGTTTATTATATTGAAAATAACAATAAATTCAACACTAAAATGACATATATTGTAAGACATCTTGATTACACTGAACATGGGTTACCTTTAGAAATCTATGTTTTTTCTAAAGAAAAATCTTGGGTAGAATATGAAGGTGTGCAATCTGAACTTTTTGAATATATATACTCTGTAATTGAAGCTTTTGAATTGAAAATATATCAATTACCTTCTTATGATAATTTTAAAAATATTAGTTTGTCAAACTAA